In Chryseobacterium camelliae, one DNA window encodes the following:
- a CDS encoding reprolysin-like metallopeptidase, with amino-acid sequence MRKQLLLIGMLVISGISSAQTDRLWSASSPKSPSAVFENKTGIIQPRIFSLDINGLKNSLARAPKRLSAGEKSEVIISFPNSEGKMEHFKVRENSNFDPQLAAKYPEIKSYVGEGLEDPSSTVYFSISPLGLSSMEIYGDKSAVFIEPYTKDLSTYVVYKKSDKKDNLSKFECTVIDVAQKGVAGSDLAARPNADDAKLRTFRLALSCTGEYTSYFGGTKANALAAMNNTMTRVNGVFEKDFSARMVLISNNDAVVYTNASTDPYSPASGMSNWNSQLQNTLTSVIGEANYDIGHLFGASGGGGNAGCIGCICVNGSKGSGYTSPADAIPSGDNFDIDYVAHEMGHQFGGNHTFSMSNEGTGVNMEPGSGSTIMGYAGITSQDVQPHSDAFFHAVSIQQVTNNIKSKTCPVSTSTGNSIPTANAGADYTVPKGTPFVLTGTGTDADGDALTYVWEEMDNASNSQTGASSAASGTKTSGPTFRSWTPIASPVRYFPRMASVLAGSTTTAGSEITVEAVPTVARTLNFRFTVRDNRSGGSGNNSDDMVVTVNGTAGPFSVTSQNSATTYSGGTSQTITWNVAGTTANGVNASNVDILWSTDSGTTWTTLLSGTPNDGSQAVTIPNVSTSTGRIMVKGSNHIFFDVNNANITVNAGSGTVDTTAPTAPVLSASGTTATSTNLSWSGATDDTGVTGYDVYQAGSLLGSTTSASYTVTGLSPSSTYSFTVRAKDAAGNISSSSNTVSVTTSTGSTVTYCSASANNTADERIGNVKFGSINNSSTGTAGYENFTSVSTNVTRGTAYTISVTPVWTSTKYNEAYAVYIDYNGDGDFTDSGELAWSKAGSTTSPATGSITIPSTAVLGSTRMRVMMQYNSVPSSSCGTYTYGQVEDYTLNIVSSGRGEISSADLLTDVKLYPNPAKDVLNISNAPVKEYKIFDMGGKLIQSGQIERGAVNISSLVKGVYTISIGEVSKRFIKN; translated from the coding sequence ATGAGAAAACAATTATTATTGATTGGAATGCTTGTTATATCCGGCATTTCATCAGCACAGACCGACCGGCTTTGGTCTGCATCATCTCCGAAAAGCCCTTCTGCCGTCTTTGAAAATAAAACCGGGATCATCCAGCCCAGGATTTTCAGCCTGGATATTAATGGCTTAAAGAATTCATTGGCAAGAGCACCGAAAAGGCTATCCGCCGGAGAAAAATCAGAGGTAATCATATCGTTTCCGAATTCCGAAGGGAAGATGGAACATTTCAAAGTTCGCGAAAATTCCAATTTTGACCCTCAACTGGCCGCAAAATATCCTGAAATAAAATCTTATGTAGGTGAAGGGCTTGAAGATCCCTCCTCTACCGTCTATTTCAGTATCTCGCCACTAGGCTTGTCATCCATGGAAATCTATGGAGATAAATCAGCTGTTTTTATCGAGCCTTACACCAAAGACTTGTCGACTTATGTGGTTTACAAAAAATCTGACAAGAAAGATAACCTCAGCAAATTTGAATGTACGGTCATCGATGTAGCCCAGAAAGGTGTTGCAGGGAGCGACCTGGCAGCTAGGCCTAATGCAGACGATGCCAAACTGAGGACTTTCAGGCTTGCATTATCCTGTACCGGAGAATATACTTCCTATTTCGGAGGCACGAAAGCCAATGCCCTGGCTGCCATGAACAATACCATGACCCGTGTGAACGGTGTTTTTGAGAAGGATTTTTCTGCCAGGATGGTGCTGATCTCCAATAATGATGCAGTGGTATATACCAATGCATCCACAGATCCTTATTCGCCGGCTTCCGGCATGAGCAACTGGAACTCTCAGCTTCAGAATACGTTGACTTCCGTTATCGGTGAAGCCAATTATGATATAGGACACCTTTTCGGTGCTTCAGGCGGTGGCGGGAATGCAGGATGTATCGGTTGTATCTGCGTTAATGGTTCCAAAGGAAGCGGATATACTTCTCCGGCAGATGCCATTCCTTCCGGGGATAATTTTGATATCGATTATGTTGCCCACGAAATGGGACACCAGTTCGGAGGAAACCATACCTTCTCCATGAGCAATGAAGGAACAGGCGTAAATATGGAGCCTGGATCCGGATCTACCATTATGGGTTATGCCGGGATTACCAGCCAGGATGTACAGCCGCATTCGGATGCCTTTTTCCATGCAGTAAGCATCCAGCAGGTAACTAACAATATAAAATCCAAAACCTGCCCTGTAAGCACGAGTACAGGAAACTCCATTCCTACCGCCAATGCAGGTGCAGATTATACCGTTCCTAAAGGAACGCCTTTTGTACTGACCGGAACAGGAACTGATGCCGATGGAGATGCCCTGACTTATGTATGGGAAGAGATGGACAACGCATCGAACTCCCAGACCGGAGCCAGCTCGGCAGCCAGCGGAACCAAAACTTCAGGGCCAACGTTCAGGTCATGGACCCCTATCGCCTCTCCGGTACGGTATTTCCCGAGAATGGCTTCTGTACTGGCAGGGTCAACAACTACTGCGGGATCTGAAATTACCGTTGAAGCAGTACCAACTGTAGCCCGTACCTTAAACTTTAGGTTTACCGTGCGCGATAACAGGTCTGGAGGTTCCGGAAACAATTCAGATGATATGGTGGTTACCGTTAACGGTACGGCAGGGCCTTTCAGTGTGACTTCACAGAATTCTGCCACCACCTACAGCGGCGGTACCAGCCAGACCATCACCTGGAACGTAGCGGGAACCACAGCCAATGGCGTCAATGCGTCCAATGTTGATATTTTATGGTCAACAGACAGTGGGACGACCTGGACTACCCTTTTATCCGGAACTCCTAACGACGGTTCTCAGGCAGTGACCATCCCGAATGTATCCACATCCACAGGAAGAATCATGGTAAAAGGTTCCAACCATATTTTCTTTGATGTAAACAATGCCAATATTACCGTTAATGCAGGTTCCGGTACTGTTGATACTACAGCGCCTACGGCTCCGGTACTTTCAGCTTCAGGAACCACGGCAACCAGCACCAATCTTTCATGGTCCGGCGCTACAGATGATACCGGTGTTACCGGATATGACGTATATCAGGCAGGAAGCTTATTGGGCTCTACTACCTCTGCATCTTATACCGTTACCGGCCTTAGCCCGTCCTCGACCTATAGTTTTACTGTGAGAGCGAAAGACGCGGCCGGAAATATTTCATCTTCAAGCAATACAGTATCGGTGACAACGAGCACGGGAAGCACCGTAACGTACTGCTCTGCATCGGCAAACAATACGGCTGATGAAAGAATTGGCAATGTGAAGTTCGGATCCATCAATAATTCTTCAACGGGAACTGCAGGATATGAAAACTTCACATCAGTTTCTACGAATGTAACCAGAGGAACGGCATATACCATTTCCGTTACTCCGGTATGGACTTCTACAAAATACAATGAAGCCTATGCCGTATACATCGACTATAACGGTGACGGAGACTTTACCGACAGTGGAGAATTGGCCTGGTCTAAAGCCGGATCAACAACTTCTCCGGCGACAGGAAGCATCACTATTCCGTCTACAGCCGTATTAGGATCAACCAGAATGAGGGTAATGATGCAATACAACTCAGTCCCTTCATCTTCATGCGGAACTTATACTTACGGACAGGTAGAAGATTATACCTTGAATATCGTTTCATCAGGAAGAGGAGAAATCAGTTCAGCCGACCTTCTGACCGATGTTAAGCTTTACCCGAACCCGGCTAAAGACGTCCTTAACATCTCTAATGCTCCCGTTAAGGAATACAAAATTTTCGATATGGGCGGAAAACTGATCCAGTCCGGACAAATAGAACGAGGAGCTGTCAACATCAGCAGCCTGGTCAAAGGAGTCTACACGATCAGCATTGGCGAGGTAAGCAAAAGATTCATAAAAAATTAA
- a CDS encoding acyl-CoA dehydrogenase family protein codes for MNTETIDNIKMIAETAKEFAEKNIRPHIMEWDESQTFPKELFHQLGEMGFMGIVVPEEYGGSGLGYHEYVAILDEISQVDPSIGLSVAAHNSLCTNHIYEFGNEEQKNRWLPQLATGKVIGAWGLTEHNTGSDSGGMSTTAVRDGDEWIINGAKNFITHAISGDIAVVMTRTGEKGAKNNSTAFVLEKGMPGFSSGKKENKLGMRASETAELIFDHVRVPDANRLGEVGEGFKQAMKILDGGRISIAALSLGTARGAYKAALKYAKERHQFGKPISDFQAINFMLADMATEIDAAELLIQRAATLKNTKQKMTREGAMAKLYASEACVRIANNAVQIFGGYGYTKDFPAEKFYRDSKLCTIGEGTSEIQRLVIGRDIIK; via the coding sequence ATGAATACAGAGACTATTGACAACATTAAAATGATAGCGGAAACGGCAAAAGAGTTTGCTGAAAAAAACATCAGACCCCATATCATGGAGTGGGATGAAAGCCAGACTTTTCCGAAAGAACTGTTTCATCAGCTGGGCGAAATGGGATTTATGGGCATTGTAGTTCCTGAAGAATATGGCGGGTCCGGATTGGGGTATCATGAATATGTTGCAATTCTGGACGAGATTTCACAGGTTGATCCATCCATCGGGCTTTCTGTAGCGGCACACAATTCACTTTGTACGAATCATATTTACGAGTTTGGAAACGAGGAGCAGAAAAACAGGTGGCTTCCCCAGCTGGCAACAGGAAAAGTTATCGGAGCCTGGGGGCTTACCGAACACAATACCGGATCAGATTCCGGAGGGATGTCTACCACTGCGGTGAGAGACGGTGACGAATGGATCATAAATGGAGCCAAGAACTTCATTACCCATGCTATTTCCGGTGATATCGCTGTAGTAATGACCAGAACAGGTGAAAAAGGAGCTAAAAATAATTCCACAGCATTTGTATTGGAAAAAGGCATGCCGGGCTTCAGTTCAGGTAAAAAAGAAAATAAACTGGGAATGCGTGCTTCTGAAACTGCGGAACTTATTTTCGATCATGTTAGAGTTCCTGACGCTAACCGTTTAGGCGAAGTAGGCGAAGGATTCAAACAAGCGATGAAAATCCTGGACGGAGGAAGGATATCCATTGCAGCCCTGAGTCTGGGAACAGCAAGAGGAGCTTACAAAGCAGCCCTTAAATACGCGAAAGAAAGGCATCAGTTTGGTAAGCCGATTTCAGATTTCCAGGCAATCAACTTTATGCTTGCGGATATGGCCACAGAAATCGACGCGGCCGAGCTACTGATCCAGAGAGCAGCAACCTTGAAAAATACCAAGCAGAAAATGACCAGAGAAGGTGCAATGGCTAAGCTGTATGCTTCTGAGGCCTGTGTAAGAATTGCCAATAATGCGGTTCAGATCTTCGGGGGATACGGATATACCAAAGATTTCCCGGCAGAAAAATTCTACAGGGACTCTAAATTATGTACCATCGGAGAAGGAACTTCAGAAATTCAGAGGCTTGTTATCGGGAGGGATATTATCAAATAA
- a CDS encoding endonuclease, which yields MKKLLLPVIILSSVLQAQAPAGYYDGAAGLTGYMLKSKLHDIISAKNINWNYGDLTNYYNQTDLDRYYDHGASNTTILLDMYSEIPSGPDAYEYTTANIIGSASAEGQGWNREHMMPQSTFYSNYPMYSDLFYVVPTDARINQLRSNYPYGISTTTASNIYYTFTNTSKIGKSAIPNWVYTGRVYEPIDEFKGDIARSLLYFAVRYEGKLGTFNYNNNMSPPSDTNPLDGTEERAFDPAYIAMLLQWHAQDPVSQREIDRNNAVYAIQHNRNPFIDNPSWVSAIWGQTPDAVAPQVPGNLTVSQTGAYFATLSWSASASSDVIGYKIYQNGNLVGATKGTSISIDHLTPSTVYNFTVKAYDNGYLYSADSNTASVTTTASDAYAKDLFFSKYLEGTSNNKALEITNKTGHPVNLSEYRLSIQMPSSSSYYFPDPYELEGILQNNETAVILNPGANFSCYTINQARFVTAAPQMTFSGNQYIELRYKSSSTVDALGVTGQNNSQVLANVSLYRKSTINQPTATFNINEWNIYGTDYCQNLGVLGTSDILFASNENTLKMYPNPVFETIFVTGKTGEVHSAEVLDYSGKLIYREKDPFRYKSSISVQGLPAGSYLLRLDGKTYPFIKK from the coding sequence ATGAAAAAATTACTACTTCCTGTCATTATATTATCATCAGTGCTGCAGGCACAGGCTCCTGCAGGTTATTACGACGGAGCAGCAGGCCTTACCGGCTACATGCTGAAGTCTAAACTTCATGATATTATCTCAGCTAAAAATATCAACTGGAATTATGGTGATCTCACCAATTATTACAACCAGACTGATCTGGACCGGTATTATGACCATGGTGCCAGCAATACCACCATCCTCCTGGATATGTATTCTGAAATTCCTTCCGGACCGGATGCTTACGAATATACTACTGCCAATATCATCGGCAGTGCCAGCGCAGAAGGACAGGGGTGGAACCGAGAACATATGATGCCTCAAAGTACTTTCTACAGCAATTATCCCATGTATTCTGACCTTTTCTATGTGGTGCCTACGGACGCCAGGATCAACCAGCTCAGAAGCAACTACCCGTACGGGATCTCTACTACTACAGCTTCCAACATCTATTATACTTTTACCAATACGTCGAAGATAGGGAAGAGCGCCATTCCTAACTGGGTATATACCGGCCGCGTCTATGAGCCCATTGATGAATTTAAAGGTGATATAGCAAGAAGCCTTTTATATTTTGCTGTAAGGTATGAAGGGAAACTGGGTACATTCAATTATAATAATAATATGAGCCCTCCTTCAGATACCAATCCGCTTGACGGCACAGAAGAAAGGGCTTTTGATCCTGCCTATATCGCAATGCTTTTGCAATGGCATGCCCAGGATCCGGTTTCGCAGCGGGAAATTGACCGCAATAATGCTGTATATGCCATTCAGCACAACAGAAATCCTTTTATTGATAATCCTTCATGGGTCAGCGCCATCTGGGGACAGACTCCTGATGCTGTTGCTCCACAGGTCCCGGGAAATTTAACCGTCAGCCAGACGGGAGCCTATTTTGCAACTTTAAGCTGGTCTGCCAGTGCAAGCAGTGATGTCATTGGATATAAGATCTATCAGAACGGCAACCTGGTAGGTGCTACCAAAGGTACATCCATCAGCATAGATCACCTTACGCCTTCCACAGTTTATAACTTCACGGTAAAAGCCTATGATAACGGGTATCTTTATTCTGCGGACAGCAATACGGCATCCGTGACCACAACAGCATCTGATGCTTATGCGAAGGACCTGTTTTTTTCAAAATACCTGGAGGGGACTTCCAATAACAAGGCGCTTGAAATTACCAATAAGACGGGGCATCCGGTTAACCTGAGCGAGTACAGGTTATCTATCCAGATGCCTAGCAGCAGCAGTTACTATTTTCCGGATCCTTATGAGCTTGAAGGTATCCTTCAGAACAACGAAACAGCTGTCATCCTGAATCCTGGGGCCAATTTCTCGTGCTATACCATTAATCAGGCCAGATTTGTTACGGCAGCGCCCCAGATGACCTTTTCGGGGAATCAATATATTGAGCTAAGGTATAAAAGCAGCAGTACGGTAGATGCCTTAGGGGTCACAGGACAAAATAATTCCCAGGTTCTTGCAAATGTTTCTTTGTATAGAAAGAGTACCATCAACCAGCCTACGGCAACATTCAACATCAATGAGTGGAATATATACGGAACAGACTATTGTCAGAATTTAGGTGTTCTTGGAACTTCCGATATACTGTTTGCCTCGAATGAAAACACCCTGAAAATGTATCCTAACCCTGTTTTCGAAACTATTTTTGTGACCGGAAAAACAGGCGAAGTCCATAGTGCTGAAGTTCTTGACTATTCCGGCAAACTGATTTATAGGGAGAAAGACCCGTTCAGGTACAAAAGCAGTATTTCTGTCCAGGGATTACCTGCCGGTTCCTATCTTTTGAGGCTGGACGGCAAAACCTATCCGTTTATTAAAAAATAA
- a CDS encoding SDR family oxidoreductase has translation MNIQLNSKNALVGAATGGIGAGIATELAKCGANVTVMARNEEKLKNITASLPVVHAGQHHRYLVADFSDFSNFKTIINDYFREYEVDILVNNTNGPKPGKDSDLNTEDYQSAFDLLFKTVCETTHLAIPKMIKKGSGRIINVSSSSVKEPIANLALSNSIRSAVAAWAKTLSLEIAQHQITVNNILTGSFDTQRIESLINEEAGKTGKSVEEIKKAKEDKIPMKRLGKPEEYGQLVAFLASDYASYITGTSIPLDGGMSSTY, from the coding sequence ATGAACATACAACTTAATTCAAAAAATGCTTTGGTCGGTGCCGCAACAGGCGGGATCGGAGCCGGTATAGCAACAGAACTGGCCAAATGCGGAGCCAATGTAACCGTTATGGCCCGGAATGAGGAGAAACTTAAAAACATTACAGCATCGCTTCCTGTAGTACATGCCGGACAGCATCACCGTTACCTGGTAGCCGATTTTTCCGATTTTTCTAATTTCAAAACGATCATCAATGACTATTTCAGAGAATATGAAGTAGATATTCTTGTCAATAACACCAATGGCCCAAAACCGGGTAAGGATTCTGATCTTAACACTGAAGATTACCAATCTGCATTCGATCTTCTTTTTAAAACCGTCTGTGAGACGACCCATCTGGCCATTCCCAAAATGATAAAAAAGGGAAGTGGGCGCATTATCAATGTTTCTTCATCATCTGTGAAAGAACCGATCGCGAATCTGGCGCTGTCCAATTCCATCCGTTCTGCCGTGGCTGCTTGGGCCAAAACACTATCTCTTGAGATAGCGCAGCACCAGATTACCGTTAACAATATCCTTACAGGTTCCTTCGATACGCAGAGGATAGAAAGCCTGATCAATGAGGAAGCCGGGAAAACCGGAAAATCCGTTGAAGAGATTAAAAAGGCTAAGGAAGATAAGATCCCGATGAAAAGACTGGGCAAACCTGAAGAATATGGACAATTGGTTGCTTTCCTTGCTTCAGATTATGCATCGTATATAACCGGAACCAGTATTCCGCTGGATGGGGGGATGAGCAGCACGTACTAA
- a CDS encoding VOC family protein, with the protein MKIGSIVISCYEFEKMLSFWQQALHYTPREPASEGWVVLCDPQQKSPNISLNKVPEKRSGKRSRLHLDLYTDDREKEVARLLSIGAKSYPWRYPPGADYVVLEDPDGNLFCVVEKP; encoded by the coding sequence ATGAAAATTGGATCAATCGTTATCAGTTGCTACGAGTTTGAAAAGATGCTCAGCTTCTGGCAACAAGCTTTACACTATACTCCCCGGGAACCAGCAAGCGAAGGATGGGTTGTCCTTTGTGACCCACAGCAAAAAAGCCCCAACATTTCATTGAATAAAGTTCCTGAAAAACGTTCGGGAAAAAGAAGCAGACTCCATCTTGACCTATATACGGACGACCGGGAAAAAGAAGTGGCGAGATTATTAAGCATCGGAGCTAAATCTTATCCCTGGCGTTATCCTCCCGGTGCAGATTATGTTGTGCTGGAAGATCCGGATGGCAATCTTTTCTGTGTAGTTGAGAAGCCATAG
- a CDS encoding sigma-70 family RNA polymerase sigma factor, translating to MRQLKITKQVTNRETASLDKYLQEIGKVELITADEEVELAQRIRAGDRAALEKLIKANLRFVVSVSKQYQNQGLSLPDLINEGNLGLMKAAKRYDETRGFKFISYAVWWIRQSILQALAEQSRIVRLPLNKIGSINKINKAYAHLEQENERPPSPEELAEVLDMSEEDIKESMKNSGRHLSMDAPLVEGEDSNLYDVLRSGESPSPDKDLMLESLQIEIERALNTLTPREADLVRLYFGLNGKHPMTLEEIGETFDLTRERVRQIKEKAIKRLKHNTRSKILKSYLGK from the coding sequence ATGAGACAGTTAAAAATTACTAAGCAGGTAACCAACAGGGAAACTGCTTCATTAGACAAGTATCTGCAGGAGATCGGTAAAGTGGAACTGATTACCGCAGACGAAGAGGTGGAATTGGCACAAAGAATCCGTGCCGGCGACAGAGCCGCATTGGAAAAGCTGATCAAGGCCAACCTTCGTTTCGTGGTTTCCGTATCCAAGCAGTACCAGAATCAGGGTCTTTCCCTGCCCGACTTGATTAATGAAGGAAACCTGGGGTTGATGAAAGCGGCTAAAAGGTATGACGAAACCAGAGGTTTCAAATTCATTTCCTATGCCGTATGGTGGATCCGTCAGTCAATCTTACAGGCTTTGGCAGAACAGTCCAGAATTGTAAGATTACCGTTAAATAAAATCGGTTCAATCAACAAAATCAATAAAGCATATGCCCACCTTGAACAGGAAAATGAAAGACCGCCTTCTCCGGAAGAGCTGGCTGAAGTCTTGGACATGAGTGAGGAAGACATCAAGGAATCCATGAAAAATTCCGGAAGGCATTTATCGATGGATGCTCCGTTGGTGGAAGGAGAAGATTCCAACCTTTATGATGTACTGCGTTCAGGAGAATCTCCAAGCCCGGATAAAGACCTGATGCTGGAATCCCTTCAGATTGAGATTGAAAGGGCCCTGAATACCCTTACGCCAAGAGAAGCTGACCTGGTAAGACTGTATTTTGGTCTTAACGGAAAGCATCCGATGACGCTGGAAGAAATCGGGGAAACATTTGACCTGACGAGAGAACGTGTGCGACAGATCAAAGAAAAAGCAATCAAGAGATTGAAGCACAATACCAGAAGCAAGATCCTGAAATCTTATCTGGGTAAATAA
- a CDS encoding S1/P1 nuclease, with protein MKSMYSKLLMLAFISSSLYSYAWGLTGHRIIAEIAENHLSGKARREIRKMMGRERLAYWANWPDFIKSDTTGVWKQASAWHYVNIDPQTDFKTFEQKLKMQAGPSLYTQVNTLSSQIKDSKTPEKDRKIALIFLIHIMGDLAQPMHVGRAEDLGGNKINVTYFGEKTNLHSVWDGKLVDSQKYSYTEYSKLLDIRSDDEVKKIQSGTLEDWLYDSHTIANRIYAQTPDGSKLSFDYQYKFNDVMERQLLYGGLRLAKWLNDLF; from the coding sequence ATGAAAAGTATGTATTCTAAATTACTGATGCTTGCATTTATCTCCTCATCGTTATACAGCTATGCGTGGGGACTTACCGGGCACAGGATTATCGCAGAAATTGCAGAAAACCACCTTTCGGGAAAAGCGAGAAGGGAAATAAGAAAAATGATGGGCCGGGAAAGACTGGCATACTGGGCCAACTGGCCGGATTTTATTAAATCTGATACCACAGGCGTATGGAAGCAGGCATCAGCGTGGCACTATGTAAATATTGATCCGCAAACTGACTTTAAAACGTTTGAACAAAAGCTTAAAATGCAGGCCGGACCGAGCCTGTATACTCAGGTCAACACCCTGTCCAGCCAGATCAAAGACAGCAAAACACCTGAAAAAGACCGTAAGATTGCCCTGATCTTCCTGATCCATATTATGGGTGACCTCGCCCAGCCGATGCACGTGGGAAGAGCGGAAGATTTAGGCGGAAATAAAATTAACGTGACCTACTTCGGGGAAAAGACCAATCTGCATTCCGTATGGGATGGCAAACTGGTAGATTCACAGAAATACAGCTATACTGAATACTCAAAGCTTCTGGATATAAGATCTGATGATGAAGTGAAAAAAATCCAGTCAGGAACACTCGAAGATTGGTTGTATGATTCCCACACCATTGCCAACAGGATTTATGCGCAGACACCAGACGGTTCAAAACTGTCTTTCGATTATCAGTATAAATTCAACGATGTCATGGAAAGACAATTGCTATACGGTGGCCTGAGACTGGCGAAGTGGCTGAATGATCTTTTTTAG
- a CDS encoding type VI secretion system baseplate subunit TssG produces the protein MMYENSIATLHYNQLQTDFRAEAVAVNLLKYHRAVSNIFIERIGINDRAYLKDIRRITSQYLGFDEEVFTIETYREGIYDYLPEGLFHPPSLGASRKNVDHIVREIRKQKKVEEDARKFFRPFELEIFFTEISALLKEFDFDIASDTHTLLNTVSELWPLLRMLDRHHASIFIYILPFFHQIRGDKAWFERCMSAFLQVTVEVTFAPNVIDRIEEEDDSMLLGNSRLGVTYIPSGRHMDGERNWVVNIGPIPYEEMKNYIDGSPFRNVLKALYNHFLPVTVEVEENFITEKQEYSFSLEDDERNASRLGYSTFL, from the coding sequence ATGATGTATGAAAATTCTATTGCAACCCTGCATTACAATCAGCTCCAAACTGATTTCAGGGCAGAGGCCGTGGCGGTAAACCTTTTAAAATACCACAGGGCTGTCAGCAATATATTTATAGAACGGATCGGGATTAATGACCGTGCTTATCTCAAAGATATCAGAAGAATTACCAGCCAGTACCTGGGATTCGACGAGGAGGTATTCACCATAGAAACCTACCGGGAAGGCATTTACGATTACCTTCCGGAAGGTCTTTTCCATCCGCCATCACTGGGTGCTTCCAGAAAGAATGTAGACCACATTGTAAGGGAAATCCGGAAACAGAAAAAAGTGGAAGAGGATGCACGGAAATTTTTCCGTCCTTTTGAACTTGAAATTTTCTTTACGGAGATCAGTGCTCTGCTAAAGGAGTTTGACTTTGACATCGCCAGTGATACCCACACACTTCTGAATACGGTAAGTGAACTTTGGCCGTTGCTCCGGATGCTGGACCGACATCACGCTTCCATATTCATCTATATTTTGCCGTTCTTCCATCAGATCCGCGGTGATAAAGCCTGGTTTGAACGGTGTATGAGTGCCTTTTTACAGGTTACGGTTGAAGTAACTTTCGCTCCGAACGTGATTGACAGGATCGAAGAGGAAGATGATTCTATGCTGCTCGGCAATTCCAGGCTGGGTGTTACCTATATTCCAAGCGGCAGGCATATGGACGGCGAACGGAACTGGGTAGTGAATATCGGGCCTATCCCATATGAGGAAATGAAAAATTATATAGACGGCAGCCCGTTCAGGAATGTACTGAAGGCTTTATACAACCACTTCCTTCCGGTGACCGTGGAAGTGGAGGAAAACTTCATCACAGAAAAGCAGGAATATTCTTTCTCCCTGGAAGACGATGAAAGAAATGCCAGCCGCCTCGGATACTCTACATTCCTGTAA
- a CDS encoding TssN family type VI secretion system protein, with amino-acid sequence MEISSVKGVFLRYILMPLLAVIMMTVLGVIRRNKPAIKIRVIIVYVLLCGLCLALPGFFGFAGNLFNPYWYLIAQIIYLIFGIIHVNLTDYYFKKHIKSVSMSILFESLLSITCMVVGGYLFTLIFNWMSKGTGYAAMAATSMLIFLVPLVFYYCYIQFISIPFDIYKTWRYSPDQKLPDFEGADFDRLMVLNVELSKNLEDANRFRIKAKTLPTGVTFGDWFYRVVDDYNHKNPNSIIHLTDQQKEPYYWIFYTKKSFFSFRKYIDFNEDITANSISENEVVICKRVIQHEEEGARKKS; translated from the coding sequence ATGGAAATTTCTTCAGTTAAAGGAGTCTTTTTAAGGTATATTCTTATGCCGCTTCTGGCGGTTATTATGATGACGGTTCTCGGAGTGATCCGAAGGAACAAGCCGGCCATCAAAATAAGGGTGATTATCGTATATGTTTTGTTATGCGGCCTGTGCCTGGCACTGCCCGGATTTTTCGGTTTTGCCGGCAACCTTTTCAATCCTTACTGGTACCTGATTGCACAGATCATCTACCTGATTTTCGGGATTATCCATGTGAACCTGACGGATTATTACTTCAAAAAGCATATTAAGTCTGTTTCCATGAGCATCCTGTTTGAATCGCTGCTTTCTATTACCTGTATGGTTGTCGGAGGCTATCTTTTCACCCTGATATTCAACTGGATGAGCAAAGGGACAGGCTATGCGGCCATGGCAGCAACGAGCATGCTGATCTTCCTGGTTCCGTTGGTGTTTTACTACTGCTATATTCAGTTCATCAGTATCCCGTTCGATATTTACAAGACATGGAGGTATTCCCCGGACCAGAAACTTCCTGATTTTGAGGGAGCAGATTTCGATCGATTGATGGTACTGAATGTGGAACTGAGCAAAAATCTGGAAGATGCCAACCGGTTCAGGATCAAAGCTAAAACGCTGCCGACGGGGGTGACATTCGGGGACTGGTTCTACCGTGTTGTGGATGATTACAACCATAAAAACCCCAATTCCATCATCCATCTTACAGACCAGCAGAAAGAACCCTATTACTGGATTTTTTACACCAAAAAGTCATTTTTCAGCTTCCGGAAATACATCGACTTCAATGAGGATATCACAGCCAACAGCATTTCTGAAAATGAAGTGGTGATCTGCAAGAGAGTGATCCAGCATGAAGAGGAGGGAGCCAGAAAAAAGTCATAA